The sequence CGGGTGCCGCCCCCTGCCCAGGTCGGCGGGGTAGTGCACCACCCCGGCCAGCTCGACCGGTTCGCCGGTCTGTGGCAGGTGCCAGGCCTCGTTGCCCAGGTTGTAGCGGACCGTCCTGACGGCGCCGGACACATGCGCCGCGCTCAGCCCCGTCGCGTCGTGCGGTGCCGCGGCGCCGGCCGCGGGCGCGTACGTGAAGGCTGCCGCTGCGGCGGACAGCACCGCCGCCGACAGGCCCAGCGCGCGAGCCGAAGTCCGCCTGCGTTGGTGTCGTTTCATCGTGTCTCCCTCGGGTCCGCAGCGGGGTGGAACCTCCCGCTACTCCCTGACAGACGTGCGGGCCCGGCCGAGGTTGCGGGTCCCGAGGATCGAAGTCCCGGAGGCGGGAGACGGGCGGGGTGCGCCGCAGCGTCACGCACGCACGCACGCACGGCCACACGGACACACGTAGGCATCGCGCGCGGGACTGCAACCTGCCGGTGCCCCAGACGTCCTTCCCAGTGGAGGGCACTCCCTGGAAGCCCTGAACCGCCCGATACACAACAGATTGACGCACATGCCAGAAATGACCCGCTGGGAAACCGTCCATGGCAGCACTCCGACGTCCCCAAGGCGCCGCCGACCGGACGGCAGCCGGCCCCCACGGCGCCAGGACGTCGCCATCCCGCCCGCGGGAACAGGGCGTTGATGGCTGCCGTCCCCGCCTGGGAAGGTGCTTTCCGCCGTACCCCGTGGCGATGGCTGCTGGCCCGGCTCTCCCAGGACCGCGACAGGTCGGACCTCAGGAGCCGGCCGTCCGGCACGGCGGCGGAGGAGATCGACGCGCTGTACCGTCACCGCAGGCTCGAGCTCGTGCGCCTGGCCGTCCTCCTGGTCGACGACATCCCCACGGCCGAGGACGTCGTCCAGGAAGCCTTCGCGGCCGTGTACCGACGTCACGGCGACACGCTCGACGACCTCGCCGACCCCGAGGCCTACATACGGCGCAGCGTGGTCAACACCTCCCGGGACGTGCTGCGCCGGAGGCGCACCGTGCGCGCCTACATCCCCCCGCGCGTCCTGCCCGCACCGCCGCCGGAGGAGGAGGTGCTCCTCAGGGAGGAGCACCAGGAGGTGCTGCGGGGCTTGAGGTTGCTCACCGTGCGCCAGCGGGAGGTCCTCGTCCTCAGGTACTGGTCGAACCTGTCCGAAGCGGACATCGCGGCGACCTTGGGCCTGTCCCAGGGCGCGGTGAAGTCCACAGCGAGCCGAGCACTCACGGCTCTGGCCAGAAGACTGAAGGAGATGTCGTGACCGCCGTCGAGGACCGTCTTCGCGCCGCACTGCACGCCCGGGCCGACCAGGTCACCACGCTCCGCCCGACCTTCCGGCCATCGACCCGCACCCGGACGGTCGCCCACCCCGGGCTGCGCAAGGCTGCGGTGGTCCTCCTGGCCGCGGCGGTGACGGCCGTCCTCCTCGTGCTGCCACGGCTCCTCTCGCACGGCGCCCCGTCGGCCCCCGCCGGCACCTCCCCACCGGCCGGCCCGAGCAGCAGCGCGCCACCTTCACCCGCGTCGCCCCCGCCGGACGAGGCGCCCCGACCTGTCGCACCGTAGAGCAGCCCAAGTCGCGGCCGGGCCCAAGGGTTGCGGGCCCCGGTCGGGCGCCCCGGCCTCGGGCCGGCCGCGGCCGACCGCCGTGCGGACGGCCGCGGCCCTCGCTCCTCCGGAGGGCTTCCCCGGGAGTCTCGGGGGCGACAGGCACCGTGATGGCGCGCTCACACGTGTCCGGGTTCGGGAGCGGGGGCGCGGACTCGCACGCCGTCAGATGACGTAGCCGGTCGCAGGGTGGGCGTGCCCCGGCGCCGGCGGGCCGCTGGAGGGCGCGCATCGGTGGGTTTCGTCCTGGAGCGGCGCCGTGCGGGGACCGGCCGGACCCGGCTGCCGCAGACGGTGTCCGCGCATGCTCGCTACTGCCGCGCGCGACTCACCGTCAACTGACTGATGTGGGCGGCTGCGCCGGAGTCGACAGTGGTGAACCGTCGGCCTCGCGGCGCGGCGGTCGGAGCGCACGGCCGGGCGGAGGCGGACGCTTTGCACAAGGTCGCCTGCTGCGCGGGTCGGCCACCGATACACACGGGACACAGAGGGTTTTCACATGATCGACAGGCGTACCTTCGGCAAGGCCTTCGGCGTGGGCACCGGCGCGGCGGCCATGGCCATGACCGGTCTGGGCACCGCGAACGCCGCCGGCACCGGCGCGGCCGCCCGGCGCGGCAGCAGCACGAAGGGCACGGGCATCCCCGCCTCCACCGTGCCCCCGATCGTTCCCGGCACCCACACCACCTTCCCCGCCACCAAGCAGGTCAAGGCGGGCCTGCTGGACGTCGGCTACTCGGAACTCGGCCCGTCGCACGGCCCGGTGGTCCTGCTGCTGCACGGCTGGCCCTACGACATCCACAGCTTCGTCGACGTCGCCCCGGCGCTGTCCCGGCTCGGCTACCGGGTGCTCGTCCCCTACCTGCGTGGCCACGGCAGCACCATGTTCCTGTCCCGTCGGACGCCGCGCACCGCGGAGCAGTCCGCGGTGGCGCTGGACATCATCGCGTTCATGGACGCCCTGCGCATCGACCAGGCCGTACTCGCCGGCTTCGACTGGGGTTCGCGCACCGCCGACATCATCTCCGCCCTGTGGCCGGAGCGGGTCAAGGCGCTGGTGTCCACCGGCGGCTACGTCATCACCAACGTCGAGGCGCAGAAGACCCCGGCCGCGGCCGCCGTCGAGCACAACTGGTGGTACCAGTGGTACTTCTCGACCGACCGCGGCAAGCAGGCCATGGAGAACGCCGACGAGTGCAAGGCCCTGTGCCGCCTGGTGTGGCAGATCGTCTCTCCCAACTGGAACTTCGACGACGCCACCTTCGAACGCACCGCGCAGGCGTTCACCAACCCCGACTACGCCGCCACCGTGCTGTTCAACTACCGCTGGCGCATCGGGCTGGTGGAGACCGACCCGCGCTACGTCCGCTACGAGAAACTGCTCGCCGCCGCTCCCAAGATCGGCGTCCCCACCATCACCCTCGACCCGGCGCTCGACCCCTTCACCCCGGCCGGCGACGGTGCGAACTACCGGACGTACTTCACCGGCGCCTACGACCACCGCACGATCCAGAACATCGGCCACAACCTCCCGCAGGAGGCGCCGACCGTGTTCGCCCAGGCCGTCGTCGATGCCGACCACCTCTGATTCCCACCCGCGACAGCGATCCCCGCGCGCAGGCGCTGGCCGGCGTCATCGTGCAGGACTCGTGGGCAGCGCGGCTGGACCGCTGCGGCGGAGCAGGCACGACGGCCACCCCCCACCGCCCCGACGGGCGACGCCTCCCCACCCGGGGTCGTCCCCCGCCGGGGCGGTTCGTGGCGTCACGGCAGCTCGAAACCCAGCGCCCGGGCGGCCGCCTCGGGGGTGGGCTGCGACCAGTGCTCGGCCACGGCCGCGTTGGTGGACAGCGAGCGCGTCAGGGCCGAGTCGAGGTAGAGGACGCCGCCGAGGTGGTCGGTCTCGTGCTGCACGATACGTGCCGGCCAGCCGGTGAACACCTCGTCGACGGACCGGCCGTGCTCGTCCTGTGCCCGCAACCGCACGCGGGCGTGCCGGGCCACCACCGCCTGCCACCCGGGCATGCTCAGGCAGCCCTCGAAGAAAGCCGCTTGGGCCTCGTCCTCGGGTTCGTAGGCGGGATTGACCAGCACCCGGAAGGGCAGCGGGCTGCGTCCTCGCGCCTCCAGCACCTCCGGCGAGCCCGGCGCCGGGTCCTCCACCACCGCGATGCTCAACGGGATGCCGACCTGGGTCGCGGCCAGTCCGACGCCCGGCGCCGCGTGCATCGTCTCGCGCAGCGCGGCCACGAACCGGTCGAGCTGCGCGTCGTCGAGCTGGCCGTCGTACGGCTCGGCGACGCCGCGCAGGACGGCCTCGCCCGCGGCGACGATGGGCAACGGTCCGCCGGCCGCCAGGAGTTCCTCCACCCGGTCGGGCAGGGACATGGGTGTCGCGGAAGCAGTCATGCGGGTCAGCATGCCAGCCGGGCGGGCCCGGGTGTGCCGGGGGCGCGCGGCGGGACCCGGTCCCCGCGCGGCCGGACCGTACGGTCCCCTCGCTGAGCGGGCGGGCGGCGGTGGGAGCGCGGTACGGGTGGGGGTGCGGGACCGCCGTCCGCCATGTCGAACTCGTCCAACTCGTCGACCCAGCGGGGATGGTGCCGCTTCGCTCAACTGCGGCTGACGAAGCCCGTGCGCATGCCCGGGGCGGTCTCCGGGTCCTGGTAGGCCTTGCGGACATGGCCGGCCAGCACCCCCACGATCGCCCGGGCCAGGAAGTCGTGGACGAAGGTCGCACTGGTGCGGGAGATCGAGGGCAGCAGCCCCATGAACCGCATGAGCAGGCCGGTGCTCCGGTGCACCAGGCGCTCGGCCCGGCTGAACCGGCGGATACGGTCCGCGGTATCAGCCCTGCCCGCCGCCGCGGTGCTTGTCAGCCCCGTCGAACCAGCCGTCGATGTCATAACCACGCTCCTCCCAGTACCCGGGGACGACCTCGTCGGTGACCGAGATGCCCGACAGCCACTTGGCCGACTTGTAGAAGGACATCGGGGCCGCGTACAGCCGCACCGGCCCGCCGTGCGCGTGGCTGATCGGCCTGTCCTGCATCTTCAGGGCCACCAGCATGTCCGGCCGGCGGGCCTGCTCCAGGGTGAGGTTCTCGGAGTAGGCCCCGTCGAAGCAGGTGAAGCGCAGCGCCTTGCCCTGCGGGCGCACCCCCGCTTCGATGCTCGCCGCACGCCTCTCCGTCCACTTCGGAAGCGCGGCAGAGCCGTCCGGCAGCGCGTCGACCGCCGTGCTCCCGAGGAGCCGGGCGGGTCGGCTCCCGGGTCAGCGGGCCTCGACCGGTCCCTGGGCGTCGAGCCGGTAGTCGGGGGTGAGGCTCGGGGCGTGGGGCGCGCTGATGTGCATCACCGTGTAGCCGCCGTCGCGCAGGCCGCTGACGGTCACCGTGGCCGCGTAGGGGACTTCGGTCCCGCTCGCGCAGGCCGGGACGCAGCGCACCGCCAGGTACTTCCCTGTGGCGCTGGCTGTCGGCCGCCCCCAGTCCGACCAGACCAGGTTGCCCAGGCTGATCTCGCCGTCGCCGCACGCGAGGGTGAACGTCGTGGGCGAGGTGACCGGTTTCCCGCCGCAGCCGTGCAGCACCACCGGCGTGGCGGCAGGACGCGTCGTCGCGGCCACGGTGCGCGGCGCCGTTGCCGGAGGCGGTGACCCGCCGTCCGAGGAGGAACCCGAACCGCCACAGCCCGACACCGAAGCCAGAGCCACCCCCGCGGCACCAAGGGCGAACATGCTTCGACGCCGCCCCTCCGACATGCGCATCATCCGCGCCCTTCCCCCGTTGCGATCGCCGATACGGCGCCGAGCGAAAACCAGCCCTCAGGATACGGATCAGGGGCCGCCCGACTTGGGCGCCCCGCCATGGCGCGGGGCCGGGGCCGTCGATGTGATGCGCGGCACCGTCCGGGTGCTTCGGGTCGGGCGTGCGCGATCATGACCGGATGAAGGCACGCTTCCTCGGTATCCCCGATCTGGCCGAAGTCCCGTCCGTGGCGGTCGTGGTCGACGTCATGCGCGCGTTCACGGTGGCCGCCTGGGCCTTCGCCCGGGGGGCGGAGAAGATCGTTCTCGCCGGGTCGCTGGACGAGGCCCGGGCGCTCAAGGCCCGCCACCCGGACTGGGCGGCGCTCAAGGACGGTCCGCCCGCGCCCGGCTTCGACCTGGTCAACTCGCCGGGCCTGCTGCGCACCGTCGACCTGGGCGGACGGACCGTCGTGCAGAAGACCACCGCGGGAACGGTCGGCGCCCTCGCGGTCAAGGAGGCGTCGCTGGTGCTGTGCGCCGGGTTCGTGGTGGCGGAGGCGACGGCTCGGCTCCTGCGGGCCCGCGGCTGCGACAGCGTCACCTTCGTGGTCACCGGCGAGGACGGGCGCGCCGACGAGGACCTGGCGTGCGCCCAGTACATCGCCCGGCGGGCGACCGGGTCGGCGACGGATGCGGCCGCCTTCCTGCGCCGCGCCGCCGAGTCGCGCGCCGCCGCCGAACTGGCCTCGGGCGTACGTCAGGGCGTCCATCCCGATGACGTGGCCCTCTGCGTCGAGCTCGACCGGTTTCCCTTCGCCATGGCCGCGACCTCGGAGGACTCGCTGACGGTCCTCCGTCCCCTCCCCGTCCCCGTCCCTTCGCCGACGGACGCGGCCCCGATCTGACCCATCCGGTCGTCAGGGCATGTCGCCCTCCCAGTGCCAACTGCCCTCGCTGCCCGGCCGCGGCCCGTAGTACGCCCGCCCGCCCGGCCCGAACGCGCCGATCTCCGTGGGCAGCGCGACACCGCCGGACCGCTCCGAGTCCGCCAACCCGGTCAGGTCGAACAGCAGCCCGTCCAGCGGGCCGCCCACCAGCTCCACGTACCGACGCCCCGGCCGCGGCCCGGGATCGGGGTCCTCATGATCGGCGCCGTACACCCGCCGCTGCATCCACCGCGCATCCATACCCACCACCTTCCCACCCCCCACCGACAACGCCCGGCCCCCGGCCGGGCCCGGCTCCCGTCCCGGAGGACCACCGGCGCCGGGTGGGAGCATGAGGGCGATTCACGTTCCGGCGGAGGAGTGCGCATGCCCGCAACGGTCGAACTCGCGGCCATCACCGTCGACTGCCAGGACCCGGGCCCGATCGCGGCCTTCTACCAGGCTGCCACCGGGGGCGAGAGCGTTCGATCAGGGGCCGACTCGGCCCGGGTCAAGATCGCCGGGATACTGTGGATCTTCCGCCGGGTCGAGGACTACCGGCCGCCGACCTGGCCCTCGGCCCGGGTGCCGCTGCAGATGCACCTGGAGTTCTCCGTCGACGACCTCACCGCGGCCGAGGAAGAACTGATCGGTCTCGGCGCCACGACGGCTGAGTACCCGTCGGATCGCGCGGCCGGACTCCTGGTGATGCTCGACCCGGCCGGCCACCCGTTCTGCATCAGCGATGCGTTCGCCGAAGCCGCCGGGCTGAGGGGCCGACCGGCTGACCGGCTGACCGGCCGACGTAGGACGCTTCGAGTGACGCGGCGGCGGTTCAGGGCCCACCGGCAGCGAGGTGGCGGCTTTCGCTCCGGCCTCGCGGGCTGCGGCCGGCGCCTCCGGGGAACCGGGGACGGTAATCTCGGGTCATGCCCGGGATGTCGGTGGCGCGTTTCTACGACGAGTTGGTCGATGACTACCACCTGATCTACTCGGACTGGGACGCGAGCATCCGTCGGCAGGGTGCGGCTCTGGACGCCCTGATCGGCCGGGCGGGTGCGGACGTGCTCGACTGTGCGTGCGGGATCGGCACGCAGGCGATCGGGTTGGCGCTGCGCGGGCACCGCGTGACCGGGACGGATATCAGCCCTCGCGCCGCCGCCCGCGCGGCACGGGAGGCCGCGCGCCGGAGCCTGCGGCTGCGCACGGCCGCCGCCGACATGCGGCATCTCCCTTTTCCTGACAGCCGGTTCGACGCCGTCGTCTGCGCCGACAACTCGCTGCCTCACCTGTTGACCGGGCGGGAGGTGCGCGCCGCCCTGGCCGAGATGCGCCGCGTGCTGCGTCCCGACGGCCTGCTGCTGGTCAGCACGCGCCCGTACGACGAGCTGGTGCGCGAGCGCCCGGCTTCGACGCCCCCGCAGGTCCACCGGATCGCCGGGGGCGACGGCAGCGGCGAGGAGCGGACCGTCACCTTCCAGCTCTGGCACTGGCACGACGACGGCGAGCGCTACGACTTGGAGCACTTCCAGCTCGTTCCGGCCGGCGGCGAGTGGCGTGTCGAGGTTCGGCGGACCACCTACTGGGCACTCCCCCGGGACCGGTTGGCCGGCTTCGCGGCCGAGGCGGGGTTCGTCGACCCCGGGTGGCGGATGCCGCCGGAGACCGGCTTCTTCCAGCCCCTGCTCCTGGCCCGCGCCGGCGAGTAGGCGGTCCGCCGGGAGTGGGCAGTACGCCGCCGACTGGGAGCCGCCGGCGGTCAACCGGCCGTGGACCGGGGCCCGTTCCACGAACCTCCGGGATCGGGCGGCGGGTCAGGGCAGGTGCGTGCGCGCCTGCGTCCAGGTGACGAGCCGGTCCCTGGCCGGCCCCGGCGGCACGAAGTCCACCAGCCGGTCCAGGTGGGCGGTCATGTTCTTGTGCCGGCGCAGTTCACCGATCTGCCCGACCGGGAGGTCACGCCACCGCGCGGCAAGCGCGACGGCCCGGTCGGGGTCGAGCGTGAGCGCCGCCAGCGTGTCGGCGACGAGGACCGCGGGCTCCCAGTCCGGGTCGGTGTCGGGGCCGAGGTGATCGATGACCCAGGTGCGCAGCGCGAAGTTCTGCCGGGTCTTCCGGGCCCGGCTCCACGAACTGTCGCCGGGGAGGCGTGCGTTGGCGTGCAAGGACAGCTTGGCCCAGCGCAGCCGGGCCGACCGTGGCTCACCGGACCGGTAGACGTGGGCCTGGGCGACGACCCTGATCCGCTCCAGCTCCTGGCCTTGCTGCGTGGCCGTGAGGGTTTCGAGGCGGCCGACCGTCCAGGTGCTGAGGTCCCGGACCGCCCGGTCCGGATCTGCGTCGCTGCTCAACGGTCCCCGCTTCGGACGGCATCAAGGCCAGGAACCACCGTAGCCCTGTTGAAGATCCGTCGAGCGAACGCGGAGCAGCGGCGGCGGAGTTACTGGTGCGGCTTGTTGGCGAACACCCAGCGGTTGCCCTCCAGCGCGTCGTTCTGCTCGGGGAGCGGGCCGCGGCCGTGCTGGCGGGTGAAGTCGAAGGGGGTGCGCACCGTGGTGGACCAGCCGTTGGCCGCCAGGGCACCCGCGGAGTCGGGTCGCGCCTGGCGATCGAACAAGGTGAGCAGGTCGATGCCGATCTGCTGACGCGTCGAGAGGTAGATCGGGCTGTCGCGGTAGGCCAGCAGGTCCTTCTCCAGCTTGACCTCGAACGCCAGAGCGCTTCCTCCCGTGGTCAGTTGGTCCACCGTGTCGATCAGGTACGTCTCGGCGGCGTGGGGCAGGTAGAAGAGCACGCCCTCGGCCAGCCAGACGCTGGGGGCGGCCGGGTCGAAGCCGGCGTCG comes from Streptomyces sp. NBC_00448 and encodes:
- a CDS encoding peptide deformylase; its protein translation is MTASATPMSLPDRVEELLAAGGPLPIVAAGEAVLRGVAEPYDGQLDDAQLDRFVAALRETMHAAPGVGLAATQVGIPLSIAVVEDPAPGSPEVLEARGRSPLPFRVLVNPAYEPEDEAQAAFFEGCLSMPGWQAVVARHARVRLRAQDEHGRSVDEVFTGWPARIVQHETDHLGGVLYLDSALTRSLSTNAAVAEHWSQPTPEAAARALGFELP
- a CDS encoding SigE family RNA polymerase sigma factor encodes the protein MAAVPAWEGAFRRTPWRWLLARLSQDRDRSDLRSRPSGTAAEEIDALYRHRRLELVRLAVLLVDDIPTAEDVVQEAFAAVYRRHGDTLDDLADPEAYIRRSVVNTSRDVLRRRRTVRAYIPPRVLPAPPPEEEVLLREEHQEVLRGLRLLTVRQREVLVLRYWSNLSEADIAATLGLSQGAVKSTASRALTALARRLKEMS
- a CDS encoding VOC family protein translates to MPATVELAAITVDCQDPGPIAAFYQAATGGESVRSGADSARVKIAGILWIFRRVEDYRPPTWPSARVPLQMHLEFSVDDLTAAEEELIGLGATTAEYPSDRAAGLLVMLDPAGHPFCISDAFAEAAGLRGRPADRLTGRRRTLRVTRRRFRAHRQRGGGFRSGLAGCGRRLRGTGDGNLGSCPGCRWRVSTTSWSMTTT
- a CDS encoding alpha/beta fold hydrolase; the encoded protein is MIDRRTFGKAFGVGTGAAAMAMTGLGTANAAGTGAAARRGSSTKGTGIPASTVPPIVPGTHTTFPATKQVKAGLLDVGYSELGPSHGPVVLLLHGWPYDIHSFVDVAPALSRLGYRVLVPYLRGHGSTMFLSRRTPRTAEQSAVALDIIAFMDALRIDQAVLAGFDWGSRTADIISALWPERVKALVSTGGYVITNVEAQKTPAAAAVEHNWWYQWYFSTDRGKQAMENADECKALCRLVWQIVSPNWNFDDATFERTAQAFTNPDYAATVLFNYRWRIGLVETDPRYVRYEKLLAAAPKIGVPTITLDPALDPFTPAGDGANYRTYFTGAYDHRTIQNIGHNLPQEAPTVFAQAVVDADHL
- a CDS encoding class I SAM-dependent methyltransferase — protein: MPGMSVARFYDELVDDYHLIYSDWDASIRRQGAALDALIGRAGADVLDCACGIGTQAIGLALRGHRVTGTDISPRAAARAAREAARRSLRLRTAAADMRHLPFPDSRFDAVVCADNSLPHLLTGREVRAALAEMRRVLRPDGLLLVSTRPYDELVRERPASTPPQVHRIAGGDGSGEERTVTFQLWHWHDDGERYDLEHFQLVPAGGEWRVEVRRTTYWALPRDRLAGFAAEAGFVDPGWRMPPETGFFQPLLLARAGE
- a CDS encoding 2-phosphosulfolactate phosphatase, giving the protein MKARFLGIPDLAEVPSVAVVVDVMRAFTVAAWAFARGAEKIVLAGSLDEARALKARHPDWAALKDGPPAPGFDLVNSPGLLRTVDLGGRTVVQKTTAGTVGALAVKEASLVLCAGFVVAEATARLLRARGCDSVTFVVTGEDGRADEDLACAQYIARRATGSATDAAAFLRRAAESRAAAELASGVRQGVHPDDVALCVELDRFPFAMAATSEDSLTVLRPLPVPVPSPTDAAPI